AGTTCCCAGCAGCATATACATACTCCCTGAGTGACTCGGGGTGTGTTTGTGGGGGGTGACATCCATCACCCCTCCAAACCTTGTGCTCAGGGAGGGCAGGACCCCTGCTGTCCCCTCCCCAGATTCCCCAGCACCCAACCCAGTACTGGGCACGGAGGTATATTTGCCCCAGGGAGGTCTGCCAGGGCACCTGTGGCCAGCTGCGTCCGTTTCGGGTTCCCTTCCTGGATTCTCGTCATGACTGTGTCAATGCTTTTCTTGGCTGCCATGACACTCTGTTTCACGTTGCCCCACTGAGTCTTCTGCTCTTCCTGGTACTCTTGCACCGAAGTGGAGACTAAGGGTGTGGATTGGAGTTGTCAGAGTCACCTTCGCTCCCCCTACTCCCCCAACCCCGACCCAACTCTTCCCCTCACCGTTCCAGAGCTCCTCTTTCAAGACCACCAGCTCCCTGGACATCTCGGAATCTGTTCAGGATGTGTGGGGCAGGGGGCAAGAAAACCTTAGAAAAACGTTAGAATCACCCGAGTCCTGCAGTCGGGAGCAGCACTGGCCCTCCCCAGCTTCTGGGGACCCCTCCACactgcccccagccccttcctccaCCAACTGAAAGAAACACCCCACTCACTCTTCACCAGGACCACAGCTAAGAGGACCATGCAGGACAGAGTCAAGAAGGTGTTCAGACTCATCATGGCTTTAGGCAACCAGTGGTGTCCCTGGGCAGTGTCCAAGGGTGGCCTGGGCTCGGCCGGCACTGGGAGAGAGGTAGGACAGCTCATCTCCAGGGCCCAACACCGCTGCTCAGCCCATCGGCACTGACTCTACCACCACAGACAGCTCTTCACCTGTACCTACTGTTCTCAATACCATCAGCAGCTGTGCCATCGAACACCCTGCCACTAGCATGCACCCCAGCCGGCAGCACTAGCAGTTGTCCCTAGCACTGTCCCCATGATGCCCTCTTATGATCCCATCACCAGCATCAATACTTGTCCTTGCCAGCACTGTCCCTGTCAACAGGTCATCAGGACCTCATCAATACTTTCATCAGCTCTGTCTAGATGATCCCGTCCCAATCCACCAGCATCACTGACACCCAGACCTTCACCAACACCTCCACCAACACAGTCACATCATCCTCTTCATCATCACCTACACAGCTACCCCCCCACCACTATCACACAAAGCCTCGACACCAACACACCCCCACACCATTGACCCTGACCTTCACACACTGTCCTTTGTCCCTGCAGTGCCCTCCCTCAGATCTCTCCCAGGGCTGTGTGAtaggggttggggggcagggggcggctGCTTACCCTTATTCTTGGGTGGTGAATGACTGCCTTTTGGCCGGTTCTGGTTTTTGAAGGTAAAAGTGATGTTCTCATAGTTAGGGTCATCTGCAGCTGTGGGCAAGTCATTTAGAGGCTTGAGGAAACCTGCCCGGAGATCTGGGGCAGGGGTGAGTATGGGAGAGGGAGCTCAGACATCTTGGTTTACTGAATCCTCCACACAACAGATTTCTCGGGGCAAAGATAAGGAGTAGGGAACTCTGATCTTCATCTTAGTGCGTGTGAGCCTTtgggttacacacacacacattttttggggggagggaggagcccTCCAACCTTCACTTTCAGCTCCTCACTCCTCCCATCCCAACCTCTCCCCTCTCGCCCGAGATGCCTAACCTTCTTTATTGCCTGAGGATCCCCGTCTCTTGTCTTTGAAGGCTACCGGCTGCATCTTGACCTGGTTTATGTATATTTCCTCAGTCTCTATGGTCCCCGGCAGCAAATTTGTCTTCATACAGCCCCACCCACAGGAAAGTGTCTGGGGAGATGAGGAAATCTCTGCGTTGAGgtagaggagaggaaggaaaatgtAGGCTTCCTGCTTTCAGGGATCCAGGAACCCCCCACCCTTGGGGCATCCTCACCCCAACCCCGGCTCAACAGGAGTCTTaggcatccacctgccaatgcaggagacacaggttggatccctgatccgggaagatctgGCAgttaagcccctgcaccacaactattgagcctgtgctctagagcccaggagccacaactactggagcccacaAGAGAAGCGGCCGCTATGAGAAGCTCTCccaccgcaactggagagcagccgcCACTCACCAATCAGAGaacatgcacagcaacaaagacccagtgcagccaaaaagaacatgttttaaaaagaagatcttgttttaaaaaaagaacagtcacagcttaaaaaaaaaaaaaaaagagtcttagGAGACCAGAGATCTCAGGAGGGACAAGAAGAGATTCACACAGACCCAGAAACAAGATGGTCAGCAATTTGTGGTAGAGGTGTTAACTAACGCCCTGTTGGTAGATCAGATGacaaagattctgcctgcaatgcaggagacctgagttccacgGGGATCGTCATATTGCAATCGAAAAATGTATCAAGTCAACATATCGTACACCGTAAACTTACACAAAGTCATGGGTcaattatattcaataaaaataattttgaaaataggaTAGTCAGGAACTTTACAGGAAGCtctccgtgtgtgtgtatgtgtgtccacCTGGATGAACCTCGTCCTCCCATCTCTTGCTCTCATGGGAGATACTATGGCACCCCACCTTTGGGGGCAAGATCCCTAGGTCCCCACACCTACCTTCCTTCTGCCCTAGTCCCCCCCCTTAGCTCCACCCAGAGAAGTTCTACTTCTCCAAGGCCCTTTGGAGAAGAATGGATATGAGGCAATAGGGCTAACCACTGGAAGTCCACTCCCACATCTGGGACTGAGGCCAGATGTCACCTTGACCTAACCCAGAAGCAGTTCCCCTTCCACCTGGAGACCCCCGGCAAAGGAACACTCAGAAACACATTCACACTCATCCACACATCAGCTCACCTACCcagacccacacacacacttgcacactcaCACTTCTGAATACCCCCAATTGCACATCTGTACGTGTGTACATATGGCGTGGTCATTTGCATGcttatatatattcatgtgtgcACACTGTCTCCACTCTGTCTAGGTATCTTTAAAGCTTTCCTTGTGTCTATCTGACCTTGAAAACTGGGGATTAAAATGAGGCTAAGTATACAAGGAATTTTCTCTTTCAGTCTAGAGCACTTGCCTTCTGTTAGAAGTAAATATGATGTGAAACACATGTGGGTTTTTGGcagatattttttcctccttttttttttttggctgcactgacctagatcttagttcctgaccggGGATaaaaacccatgctccctgcattgggagcacagagtcttaaccattggaccaccagggaagtccccagcagggttcttaaaaattgaaatgtagttgacttataatattatgttagctccaggtgtatagcatagtggttcaatatttttgtagattatactccatttaaagttattacaaaataatggataTATTTCCGTGTACTgtaaaatatatccttgttgctaaTCTACTATATACAtattagtttgtatctcttaatctcttGCCCTTATATTGCCCTTCTTCTCTCGCCTCTCTCCAccggtaaccactagtttgtcctGTCCGTGAATCTGCATCCATTTGGTTACGtgcattcctttaaaaattgtttttagattccacacacaagTGATAACATACACTAACATGACATACAACTATTTGTATCTCTATCTGAGTTACTTCACTAAGCATGTGCCTGTGTACCTGCTCAGGTGCTTCAgccatgtcctattctttgtgtccctatggattgtagcacaccaagctcctctatccacgggattctccaggcaagaatactggagagggttgccatgccttcttccaggggatcttcctgatccagggatcaaacccatgtctcctgcactgtgggtggatactttacccactgagccacctgggaatcccacactaagcataataccctctgagtccatccatgttgctgcaaatggcagaactttatcctttttgatggctgagtaatattccattctgtgtgtgtgtgtgtgtgtgtgtgtgtgtgtgtgtgtgtagataccTGAATACTTCCAGTTGCACGTCTGCTCATGTGTACATATGGCATGTCCAAAAGTCATCTCCCAGCTGTTGATCAGGGGGCAAGAGCTTTAAGGGGAATTTTAGGAGTGTataggtggagggagggggctgtgTACAGAAACAGTACCTCAGCTCTGACAATCATCCTGAAGTTGCTTATGCAGTGGTCTgatcagtgtcatcttgattgttttaagtgcacttaatcttcagttccagggttggattgttcccatttccttgaggccagttcttgaaATTGTGTAAgatgtggcagcttatgtcatggctacagtctggtcatcatgtagttagtTCCCCCAACCTGGGGGGTTTGGTATCCGCGAAACAGCTCCAAGCATATGACACagtattatctatagcccttgaggagggaCTAAATGTCCTTGACTTAGTTTaatggtttattattattttattctgtttgatcatttttctttgtttctgcacttttaaattttctttgattaaatttattcttggaTAAAATTTTTCTGTAGACAAGAGACAAGCAGAGGACATGGCGGGAGGTGGcgtctgtcctgggaaggcccatAGGGTCCCACTCTGTTACACTCCCTTTGGAAAAAATTAGATTAAAACTTTCTATGTGTGAGAAGTGAGTATGTTTTAGGtttaaaatatgtgattaaattttaagtaactttgggcttcccaggtggcgcttgtggtaaagaacctgcttgctaacataggagatgtaagacacacgtgttcaacccctgggtcaggaagatcccctggagaagggcatggcaacccatttcagtactcttgcctggagaatcccatggacagaggagcgtggcaggctacagtccacagggtcacaaagagtaggacacaattgaagtgacttagcatgcatgcaagtttGGAATTACCCCCAAGAACTGGCTGGTGAGGACAATGTTCTCTTTCCTGAAGTATTACCAATCTTGGGACTTCCTCACAGTcaagtgattaagactctgaccttccactgcaggggctgtAGTAGATCCCTAGTTGgtgaactaaaatcccacatgccacacagtgcagtataaataaacaaataaattactgCCGGTCTTGTCTGCTCAAGGAAGATCAGTTTAACAATAATTAGATGCCAGCTCTTCTATCTCCTCTTACAAAGAAGTCAGTCGTTGAGAGACGTGGCCTCACCTCCACTGATGATACAATAGCTGAAAAAAGATGGACCAATGGGGAACTGACTCTGCTCTGATGGACAGGCATAGGGGGCGGGTCTGCAGCATTGCACATTTCCCTGACTAAAATGAGGCCAAAACCAGGGTACAGCCCTCTGGACTTGGAGAAAAAGGTAGCCCCAGAACTGAAGACCCACAAGCAACGGTGTCATGGTGGCCTAAGAGGACTCCATGGGGTTGGCTGACCCGATGCTTTCATGGGGCAACagtctgaattttctttaaataatgatCTAGGTCCAGCCAATCAAAGACCAAGATGTGGCGCAGAGCGGGTGGGCAAAGGAGCCAGACTCAACCAATGAAACCCAGGCCTGGGGCTTTTGTTGGGTTAACCAGGTGAAGGGGCATTCTCTCTTTCCCACTTCTGTCAGACTGCCGGGATATAAGCCTGGAGCCTCGGCAGGGAAGAACTTGCCTAAAAGTGAGGTCAACAGTAAGGAAAGCAGACATGACAAGGAGTCGAGTCCCGGAGACATTGTCTGAAACCCTGGATTCAGTCATTCCTGAGTCTGTTGTTCTGAACCCGAGCCTCTCATTTAGGTAATCCAGAAAATGTCCTTTCATTTTAGCtcgagatatatatatatatatatatatatatatatatatgataaaaacttttagatgaactctattaaaaataattatattttaatagaatattattataatctgttattataatctaaaataatctcttag
The DNA window shown above is from Bos indicus x Bos taurus breed Angus x Brahman F1 hybrid chromosome 7, Bos_hybrid_MaternalHap_v2.0, whole genome shotgun sequence and carries:
- the MCEMP1 gene encoding mast cell-expressed membrane protein 1, with translation MQPVAFKDKRRGSSGNKEAADDPNYENITFTFKNQNRPKGSHSPPKNKVPAEPRPPLDTAQGHHWLPKAMMSLNTFLTLSCMVLLAVVLVKNSEMSRELVVLKEELWNVSTSVQEYQEEQKTQWGNVKQSVMAAKKSIDTVMTRIQEGNPKRTQLATVPNIDEVKKTLQEILSTLKTSKPSPTPQ